The following proteins are encoded in a genomic region of Oncorhynchus gorbuscha isolate QuinsamMale2020 ecotype Even-year linkage group LG11, OgorEven_v1.0, whole genome shotgun sequence:
- the LOC124049143 gene encoding prostaglandin E2 receptor EP4 subtype-like yields MNNGTIKDGPREPTIPVIMFILGVVGNVIAIVVLRKSRKEQKETTFYTLVCGLAVTDLLGTLLASPVTIATRVQGKWPGGESLCQYSGFILLFFFLVGLSIICAMSIERYLAINHAYFYNHYVDQRLAALTLAGIYISNVLFCALPAMGLGKVKKQFPETWCFIDWRTNDSTHAAFSYMYAGVSSFLILTTVICNVLVCGALIMMHKRFIRRTSLGTEQGGRIAVLRRRRSFQRMAGAEIQMVILLIATSVVVLICSIPLVLRVFVNQLSMVAFDAHSTPLEKNPDLHAIRIASINPILDPWIYILLRKTVLLKLVEKIKCLFCRMGCRGRGSGVRGQFRCGGEGHPNSSIVSRDSPSLVSRELREVISTSQTFLYLPEGTGGGGSRGTGTGGEGRPSPSAVECSLLQDQQTPGGEGDAK; encoded by the exons ATGAATAACGGCACGATAAAAGATGGGCCCCGAGAGCCCACTATTCCGGTGATTATGTTTATTTTAGGAGTGGTGGGGAATGTCATCGCCATCGTGGTGCTCCGAAAGTCTCGGAAAGAACAGAAGGAGACCACCTTCTACACGCTGGTGTGCGGGCTTGCAGTGACCGACCTTTTGGGCACGCTGCTGGCCAGCCCCGTCACCATCGCCACCCGTGTGCAAGGGAAGTGGCCGGGAGGAGAGTCACTGTGTCAGTACTCCGGCTTcatccttctcttcttctttctggTCGGCCTCAGCATTATCTGTGCCATGTCCATAGAGAGATACTTGGCCATAAATCATGCATATTTCTACAACCATTACGTGGACCAAAGACTTGCTGCGTTGACGCTTGCGGGAATCTACATCTCCAACGTGCTGTTCTGCGCGCTGCCTGCCATGGGACTCGGTAAGGTGAAAAAGCAGTTCCCAGAGACCTGGTGCTTCATCGACTGGCGGACTAACGACTCCACGCACGCCGCCTTCTCCTATATGTATGCCGGGGTGAGCTCTTTCCTCATCCTCACCACGGTCATATGCAACGTGCTGGTGTGCGGGGCGCTGATTATGATGCACAAGCGGTTCATCCGCAGGACATCGCTGGGTACGGAACAGGGAGGTCGCATAGCTGTCCTCAGGCGCAGACGGAGCTTCCAACGCATGGCCGGCGCAGAGATCCAGATGGTCATTCTGCTCATCGCTACCTCCGTGGTGGTTCTCATCTGCTCCATACCTTTAGTG CTGCGGGTGTTTGTGAACCAGCTGTCTATGGTTGCGTTCGACGCCCATTCAACTCCCCTGGAGAAGAACCCAGATCTCCACGCCATCCGCATTGCCTCCATCAACCCTATCCTGGATCCCTGGATCTACATCCTGCTGAGGAAGACTGTCCTGCTGAAGCTGGTGGAGAAGATCAAGTGTCTGTTCTGCCGTATGGGCTGCCGGGGGCGGGgctcaggggtcaggggtcaattTCGCTGCGGAGGTGAAGGTCATCCGAATTCGTCCATTGTATCCCGGGATTCGCCATCGCTGGTGTCCCGCGAGCTGAGGGAGGTCATCAGTACTTCACAGACGTTTCTTTATTTGCCGGAGGggaccggggggggggggtctagagggacagggacagggggagagggaagaccCAGCCCCTCGGCTGTGGAGTGCTCCCTGCTACAGGACCAACAGACACCAGGGGGGGAAGGGGATGCAAAATGA